From Pseudomonas sp. B21-028, one genomic window encodes:
- a CDS encoding OTU family ubiquitin thioesterase, with protein MSISPKDEPGVASPVPPSETIDAQAKEQLRQLDLLDTHQVQLARLFAAVPTFDRVMGALLVGQLKAKIPAKKFRASLLPDIEPEQCYVSRFTTNQAGGAVLTSSDSFTHVMRNSLLSDTAPDFQKGDVGFFTRPDSLEEADSLFAGPLDKDTLRVMESAFYLAQPTTNERVKRQFRDELALFRQRKGWEALPGVTASSTTEAALALLLFRRYLHFFDLYKADRDPAAQLSQNERIQQSDEDRLLDIITTHPSQADRSRLLRAPIPHVYAVRLDSGAAQPQKWPGAMVIKFTDRPSLFLYSQEHGLQRFNTFQDLVSHVRPTLEGQACTVRDMSVELSGHVFEVAAADLLQMQRAALEKVLDAPGNATVAVSDFARQTEDALGLPLLSLAGPLAARQETLVENRRPGFYKTATFAERARYRHLETKVFEAVFALGSGVPTLVQFTRQKIKQYLQQTIHPQIDVDPEQTLVRLFYSDRANPRQSRTSSLTQLMLDNLRAQQYPNAMREVVAVYLLDQRGQRIRHPENGFLITVTGGELARMATSIDVGGNYEILLRQQMNEPRYKAAWQASYLAHLEFKSYEAALRGDGVFQARVTDPLAKPAHPRKLLASWLEAVLQSPSAANRAWVGGRRVHVHGLLLGGSVGEQGGTPRNALGIDGVLIFSDQPGPDIKGTVGVYLPDSPQGNDLQEFADLSDGITGLLQQDEWRGYFRSRISALDPEEIKRALGQHRGRPLIRGFLITDDWLERFHQAHVNFHSAYADHRSNSNRDIGLQTVARLVMMAVEIVMDLAGLLLIPGFQMLTRAVRTGLLVLRTGAVPTNTTTLAFVHAVANTRKAVGFGGVSVNVRGRSSFLAITARQNQTGARFGLPLEEALYHRYAVADTTVIRGVRADAGGFYRPAITDSATGRTVRQVYVQQPDGTVLRVHDHTPLKAIEATIVDPATGLNIRSSGVMRSTVARAPDGQWHAVGFGLGGGGKRPRAGMPQPGPSDPNQPSTSLRAVADLIRTPNEWDVEIMDLVPSVITRLPSWPQNRSLLIVDQRRGRQDWSIRFTPGQEESGYPTGTHPLRSSTDVVLLRTGENHYTLRLADNTDVTFAADGNCFFNAVARGLNEGQPQRPFSMQGLRNETAAYIDLHPEMSHYLVSPPSGLQQALADNARSLEHLLGKAAVYDVSQIVYGTRNPHNLFQPLVRFLNLYADDMARRTLNQAWNAVLPPEILRHIGSYLSPRAPGRPILSSIPYYTQTDRSVRTFFEDTLIRPIENSEIDELLNNEHLMFSQDVIHIMLEYGVRARELTDHHPKNSLAYVLYDDALHGHLDDTQLEEVLNGAYLVDRDDLKKAKRRYEQETGNVMDEDSELLEQHIYYDRAEDLVDLLIVALERFPMLQTRANILLKSPVIASNLGGLFPVSLLSQWIRNPSISNTRLQLIGDYASGRYDELTRYAGVDINWMRPFDDWNLSSLFTHRQALLDFFYFLQEARYFRDSDLSAVARLFNTPGQPLSNSRVAILFNRPNLWTSIRAIRGISRDSAKAIWQDLMGPAFSDDNIRFALGRPGSLNSESAFTGALIDSLVNDEARAHQLIMGAYTMSERQVQYFLHNFDFSQSRAGHSRLDFASYVSAHGSIPQWAWPHARSGVTPEVLKPFLATRKPPES; from the coding sequence ATGTCGATTTCCCCCAAGGATGAACCGGGTGTTGCGTCACCTGTACCCCCATCAGAAACGATCGATGCCCAGGCGAAGGAACAGCTCAGGCAACTGGACTTGCTGGACACCCACCAGGTACAGCTGGCCCGTCTGTTCGCAGCCGTTCCCACCTTCGACCGGGTGATGGGCGCGCTGCTGGTCGGCCAGCTCAAAGCCAAGATCCCCGCCAAGAAGTTTCGTGCATCGCTGCTTCCGGACATCGAACCGGAGCAATGCTATGTAAGCCGCTTCACCACGAACCAGGCCGGTGGAGCCGTGCTGACCTCCTCGGACAGCTTTACCCACGTCATGCGCAACAGTTTGCTCAGCGACACGGCGCCTGACTTCCAGAAGGGGGACGTCGGGTTCTTCACCCGTCCGGACTCCCTGGAGGAGGCCGACAGCCTTTTTGCCGGCCCGCTGGACAAGGACACGTTGAGGGTCATGGAATCCGCGTTCTATCTTGCCCAGCCGACCACGAATGAACGGGTGAAGCGTCAGTTCCGTGACGAACTGGCGCTCTTTCGACAGCGCAAGGGCTGGGAGGCGTTGCCAGGCGTGACGGCGTCGTCCACGACCGAAGCCGCTCTCGCGCTGCTGTTGTTCCGGCGCTACCTGCATTTTTTCGACCTGTACAAAGCCGATCGGGACCCTGCCGCTCAACTCAGCCAGAACGAGCGAATCCAGCAAAGCGATGAAGACCGCCTGCTGGACATCATCACCACCCATCCTTCCCAGGCGGACCGAAGCCGCCTGTTGCGAGCGCCGATTCCCCATGTCTATGCGGTCAGGCTCGATAGCGGCGCAGCGCAGCCGCAGAAATGGCCCGGCGCGATGGTGATCAAGTTCACCGACCGGCCATCGCTGTTCCTGTATTCCCAGGAGCATGGGCTTCAGCGCTTCAACACTTTCCAGGACCTGGTCAGCCACGTACGCCCCACCCTTGAGGGCCAGGCGTGCACGGTCCGGGACATGTCCGTCGAACTGTCCGGGCACGTTTTTGAAGTGGCGGCGGCCGACCTGCTGCAGATGCAACGTGCGGCGCTGGAGAAGGTTCTGGATGCGCCAGGAAACGCAACGGTTGCGGTGAGTGACTTCGCCCGGCAAACCGAAGATGCCCTTGGCTTGCCCCTGTTGTCATTGGCCGGGCCACTGGCGGCGCGTCAGGAAACCCTGGTGGAGAACCGTCGCCCCGGTTTCTACAAGACCGCGACGTTTGCCGAGCGGGCCCGTTATCGCCATCTCGAAACAAAGGTATTCGAGGCCGTGTTCGCACTGGGCAGCGGTGTTCCGACGCTGGTGCAGTTCACGCGCCAGAAGATCAAGCAGTACCTCCAGCAAACCATCCACCCGCAGATCGACGTGGATCCGGAGCAAACCCTGGTCAGGCTGTTCTACAGTGACCGGGCCAACCCAAGGCAGTCCCGTACCAGCAGCTTGACCCAGTTGATGCTCGACAATCTGCGGGCGCAGCAATACCCGAACGCCATGCGCGAAGTGGTGGCTGTCTACCTTCTCGATCAACGCGGTCAACGTATCCGGCATCCGGAAAACGGTTTTCTGATCACGGTGACTGGGGGGGAACTGGCCAGGATGGCGACGAGCATCGATGTCGGTGGCAATTATGAAATCCTGCTGCGCCAGCAAATGAATGAGCCTCGATACAAAGCGGCCTGGCAGGCGTCGTACCTGGCCCACCTGGAATTCAAGAGCTATGAGGCCGCACTCAGGGGCGACGGGGTGTTCCAGGCCAGAGTGACGGATCCGCTTGCCAAGCCAGCCCATCCGCGAAAGCTGTTGGCTAGCTGGCTGGAGGCGGTCCTGCAATCACCCTCGGCGGCGAATCGGGCATGGGTGGGTGGGCGCAGGGTCCATGTCCATGGTCTCCTCCTGGGCGGCAGTGTCGGTGAGCAAGGTGGCACACCGCGCAATGCGCTCGGCATCGATGGCGTGCTGATCTTTTCAGACCAGCCTGGACCGGATATCAAAGGCACCGTGGGCGTGTATTTGCCGGACAGCCCCCAGGGCAATGACCTGCAAGAGTTTGCCGACCTGAGCGATGGCATTACCGGGCTGCTGCAACAGGACGAGTGGCGAGGGTATTTCCGCTCGCGCATTTCCGCCCTCGATCCAGAGGAGATAAAGCGCGCCTTGGGACAGCACCGCGGTCGCCCCCTGATCCGTGGCTTCCTGATCACCGATGATTGGCTTGAGCGCTTTCACCAGGCCCATGTCAACTTCCACAGCGCCTACGCGGATCATCGCTCCAACAGCAACCGGGACATCGGCCTGCAGACCGTTGCGCGGCTGGTGATGATGGCGGTTGAAATTGTCATGGACCTGGCCGGCCTGCTGTTGATCCCCGGTTTCCAGATGCTGACCCGTGCCGTCAGGACCGGCCTGTTGGTGCTCAGGACCGGTGCCGTGCCAACGAATACGACGACACTGGCGTTCGTCCACGCGGTGGCAAACACCCGAAAGGCTGTCGGCTTCGGTGGCGTGAGCGTCAACGTGCGGGGGCGATCCTCTTTTCTGGCGATAACGGCTCGACAAAATCAGACAGGTGCACGGTTTGGATTGCCCCTGGAAGAAGCGCTTTATCACCGCTATGCCGTGGCGGATACCACGGTGATCCGAGGGGTGCGCGCCGATGCCGGGGGTTTCTATCGTCCCGCGATCACGGACAGCGCCACGGGGCGCACCGTCCGCCAGGTGTATGTGCAGCAACCCGATGGCACGGTATTGCGGGTACACGACCACACGCCGCTCAAGGCCATAGAGGCCACCATTGTCGACCCGGCGACGGGGTTGAACATCCGCTCCAGTGGGGTGATGAGGAGCACGGTGGCCCGTGCGCCTGATGGCCAATGGCACGCCGTGGGCTTTGGTCTGGGCGGAGGGGGCAAGCGCCCGCGCGCAGGGATGCCGCAACCGGGCCCTTCGGATCCCAACCAACCCTCGACATCGCTTCGCGCCGTGGCCGATCTGATTCGCACCCCCAACGAATGGGACGTCGAGATCATGGATCTGGTCCCGTCAGTCATCACCCGTCTGCCAAGTTGGCCACAAAATCGCAGCTTGTTGATCGTCGATCAACGGCGTGGCCGGCAGGACTGGTCGATACGCTTTACCCCGGGGCAAGAAGAAAGCGGCTATCCAACGGGCACGCACCCGCTCAGGTCCAGCACCGACGTGGTGTTGCTACGAACCGGTGAAAATCATTACACCTTAAGGTTGGCTGATAACACTGACGTCACGTTCGCTGCCGACGGCAACTGCTTCTTCAATGCGGTAGCGCGTGGGCTGAACGAGGGGCAGCCTCAGCGACCGTTTTCGATGCAGGGGCTGCGCAATGAAACAGCCGCTTATATCGATCTCCACCCGGAGATGAGTCATTACCTGGTATCGCCGCCCTCCGGTCTGCAGCAAGCGCTCGCCGATAACGCACGTTCCCTGGAACACTTGTTGGGCAAGGCCGCGGTGTACGACGTGAGCCAGATTGTCTACGGCACGCGCAACCCGCATAACCTGTTTCAACCGTTGGTGAGATTCTTGAACCTGTATGCCGACGACATGGCGCGCAGAACACTGAACCAAGCCTGGAACGCTGTGCTGCCACCGGAGATCCTGCGTCACATCGGCAGCTACTTGTCCCCCCGGGCTCCGGGTCGTCCGATACTGAGCAGCATTCCTTACTACACGCAAACCGATCGATCCGTGCGGACCTTCTTCGAGGACACGTTGATCCGCCCCATCGAAAATTCGGAAATCGACGAACTGCTCAACAATGAACACCTCATGTTCTCCCAGGACGTGATTCATATCATGCTCGAATACGGGGTCAGGGCCCGAGAGCTGACCGATCATCATCCCAAGAACAGTCTGGCGTATGTTCTCTACGATGATGCCCTGCATGGTCATCTCGACGATACGCAGCTGGAGGAGGTGCTCAATGGTGCCTATCTGGTGGATCGCGATGATTTGAAGAAGGCCAAAAGACGGTACGAGCAAGAGACCGGCAATGTCATGGATGAAGACTCGGAGCTGTTGGAGCAACACATCTATTACGACCGCGCCGAGGATCTCGTCGATCTGCTCATTGTGGCGCTCGAGCGATTTCCTATGTTGCAGACGCGGGCAAATATTCTTCTCAAGTCGCCGGTGATCGCTTCCAACCTGGGTGGCCTGTTTCCCGTGAGTCTGCTTTCACAATGGATACGCAACCCGAGCATATCCAATACGCGACTTCAGCTCATCGGCGACTATGCCAGCGGTCGTTATGACGAACTGACGAGGTACGCTGGCGTCGATATCAACTGGATGCGGCCGTTCGATGACTGGAACCTGAGCAGTCTGTTCACGCATCGGCAGGCTTTGCTGGACTTCTTTTACTTTCTCCAGGAGGCCCGGTATTTCAGGGACAGTGACTTGTCCGCTGTCGCCAGGCTATTCAACACACCAGGGCAGCCGCTTTCCAATAGCCGGGTCGCTATTTTGTTCAACAGGCCGAACCTGTGGACGTCCATTCGAGCCATACGCGGGATCTCGCGGGATAGCGCCAAGGCCATCTGGCAGGATTTGATGGGGCCGGCATTCAGCGACGACAACATTCGATTCGCCCTCGGACGACCCGGCTCGCTCAACAGCGAGTCGGCTTTCACGGGTGCATTGATAGACAGTCTGGTTAATGATGAGGCCCGAGCGCATCAGTTGATCATGGGGGCCTACACCATGAGCGAACGACAGGTTCAGTACTTTCTCCACAATTTCGATTTCTCGCAGAGCCGTGCGGGGCACAGTCGGCTGGATTTCGCCAGTTATGTGAGTGCTCATGGATCCATACCGCAATGGGCCTGGCCCCATGCCCGAAGCGGGGTGACGCCTGAGGTGCTCAAGCCGTTCCTGGCCACCAGGAAACCGCCTGAGTCCTGA
- a CDS encoding homocysteine S-methyltransferase family protein has translation MGSATTVILDGGMGRELQRRGAPFRQPEWSALALSEAPQAVEAVHAAYIASGANVITSNSYAVVPFHIGEARFAAEGQALAALAGELARRAVQASGKAVRVAGSLPPLFGSYRPDLFDASRASELLTPLVTGLAPHVDLWLAETQSSTVEARAIHAGLPKDGKPFWLSFTLKDEDTDEVPRLRSGEPVADAAAVAAELGVEALLFNCSQPEVIGAAIDAARQTFERLGVKIHIGAYANAFPPQPKEATANDGLDPLREDLDPPGYLQWAADWQKRGASHLGGCCGIGPEHIAVLAQKLA, from the coding sequence ATGGGCTCAGCAACGACAGTCATTCTCGACGGCGGCATGGGCCGCGAACTGCAACGCCGTGGCGCGCCATTCAGGCAGCCCGAGTGGTCGGCGTTGGCCCTGAGCGAAGCTCCCCAGGCGGTAGAGGCCGTGCACGCGGCCTATATTGCCAGCGGCGCCAATGTCATTACCAGCAACAGCTATGCCGTCGTGCCGTTTCACATTGGCGAAGCGCGTTTCGCCGCCGAAGGCCAGGCACTGGCGGCGCTGGCCGGCGAGCTGGCCCGGCGGGCGGTACAGGCATCCGGCAAGGCAGTGCGGGTGGCTGGCTCGTTGCCGCCGCTGTTCGGCTCCTATCGGCCTGATCTGTTCGATGCTTCCCGCGCCAGTGAGCTGCTGACGCCCCTGGTCACCGGCCTGGCGCCCCATGTCGACCTGTGGCTGGCCGAAACCCAAAGCTCGACGGTAGAGGCGAGGGCGATTCACGCCGGGTTGCCCAAGGATGGCAAGCCGTTCTGGCTGTCGTTCACCCTCAAGGATGAAGACACTGACGAAGTCCCGCGCCTGCGTTCCGGCGAACCGGTGGCGGACGCAGCGGCCGTCGCGGCCGAACTGGGCGTCGAGGCGCTGTTGTTCAACTGCAGCCAGCCGGAAGTGATCGGCGCTGCGATCGATGCCGCCCGGCAAACCTTCGAGCGCCTGGGGGTGAAGATCCACATCGGCGCCTACGCCAACGCCTTTCCGCCGCAACCCAAGGAAGCGACCGCCAACGACGGGCTGGACCCACTGCGTGAGGACCTCGATCCACCGGGCTACCTCCAATGGGCGGCGGACTGGCAGAAGCGTGGGGCCAGCCACTTGGGTGGCTGCTGCGGGATCGGACCGGAGCACATTGCGGTGCTGGCGCAGAAGCTGGCGTGA
- a CDS encoding ABC transporter substrate-binding protein: MKLQPLMALGLTLLAASSQAFAGTTLDRIEQKKELVGVLMESYPPFSFLNDQNQLDGFDVDVAKAVAQKLGVKLRLETPSWDVIAAGRWSGRYDICICSMTPSKARAEVFDFPVQYYASPAVIVVNAKDDRIHGAKDLSDKKVGLTSASSYESYLNKNLVIEGAEDTQLSYPFENVQIAPYDTDNVAFQDLGLGAGVRLDAVLTNLVTAQPRLTEDKRFKLAGEPLYSEPNSVAIEKGDAQWDSKVREVFAQLKQDGTLSKLSQKWIGADITQ, translated from the coding sequence ATGAAACTTCAACCATTGATGGCCCTGGGCCTGACTCTTCTGGCCGCCTCTTCGCAGGCGTTCGCTGGCACCACGCTGGACCGTATCGAGCAGAAAAAAGAACTGGTCGGTGTGTTGATGGAAAGCTACCCGCCTTTCTCGTTTCTCAACGATCAGAACCAGCTCGACGGGTTTGACGTAGACGTGGCCAAAGCCGTGGCGCAGAAGCTGGGTGTGAAGCTACGCCTGGAAACGCCGTCCTGGGACGTGATCGCCGCCGGACGCTGGAGCGGGCGTTATGACATCTGCATCTGCTCCATGACACCGAGCAAGGCCCGCGCCGAAGTGTTCGATTTCCCGGTGCAGTACTACGCCTCGCCGGCGGTGATCGTGGTCAACGCCAAGGACGACCGGATCCACGGGGCCAAGGACCTGAGCGACAAAAAAGTCGGCCTTACCAGTGCCTCCAGCTACGAGAGCTACCTGAACAAGAACCTGGTGATCGAAGGCGCCGAGGATACCCAGCTGAGCTATCCGTTCGAGAATGTGCAGATCGCCCCGTATGACACCGACAACGTGGCCTTCCAGGACCTGGGCCTGGGCGCCGGGGTACGCCTGGACGCGGTGCTGACCAACCTGGTGACCGCGCAGCCACGCCTGACGGAGGACAAGCGCTTCAAACTGGCCGGCGAGCCGCTGTACTCCGAGCCGAACTCGGTGGCCATCGAAAAGGGCGACGCCCAGTGGGACAGCAAGGTGCGTGAAGTCTTCGCCCAGTTGAAACAGGACGGCACCTTGAGCAAACTCTCGCAGAAATGGATCGGCGCCGACATCACTCAATGA
- a CDS encoding amino acid ABC transporter permease produces MTSFPPPSQPPQPVAESRLKKIFGFRTRLYLTWAVMLALFASFFLGFDLKFSIILDKLPNLIGLHLAPNGFLQGAVLTLFLCLCSIVASSLLGFITALARLSSSAVAFGIASFYASFFRGTPLLIQILLIYLGLPQLGLVPGAVTAGIIALSLNYGAYLSEIFRAGILGVPHGQREASLALGLSETVIFWRVTLPQAMRTIIPPTTNQFISMLKDSSLISVMGVWEVMFLAQSYGRSSYRYIEMLTTAAIIYWLMSIALELIQARMERHYGKAYLKRS; encoded by the coding sequence ATGACCTCTTTTCCACCCCCATCCCAGCCACCGCAACCGGTGGCTGAGTCGCGCCTGAAGAAAATCTTCGGTTTTCGCACACGGTTGTACCTGACCTGGGCAGTCATGCTGGCGCTGTTCGCCAGTTTTTTCCTGGGCTTCGACCTGAAGTTCTCGATCATCCTGGACAAGTTGCCGAACCTGATCGGCCTGCACCTGGCGCCCAACGGCTTTCTGCAGGGCGCGGTGCTGACGCTGTTCCTGTGCCTGTGTTCGATCGTCGCCTCGTCATTGCTGGGCTTCATCACCGCCCTGGCGCGGCTGTCCAGCAGCGCAGTCGCGTTCGGCATTGCCAGTTTCTATGCGTCGTTCTTCCGTGGCACGCCGCTGCTGATCCAGATCCTGCTGATCTACCTGGGCCTGCCGCAACTGGGCTTGGTTCCGGGCGCCGTCACTGCAGGGATCATTGCCCTGTCGCTGAACTACGGCGCCTACCTGAGCGAAATCTTCCGCGCCGGCATCCTCGGCGTCCCCCACGGCCAACGCGAAGCCTCGCTGGCGCTGGGCCTGAGCGAAACCGTGATCTTCTGGCGCGTCACCCTGCCCCAGGCCATGCGCACCATCATCCCGCCGACCACCAACCAGTTCATCTCCATGCTCAAGGACTCCTCCCTGATCTCGGTGATGGGTGTCTGGGAAGTGATGTTCCTGGCGCAGTCCTATGGTCGCTCCAGCTATCGCTACATCGAAATGCTCACCACGGCGGCGATCATCTATTGGCTGATGTCCATCGCACTGGAACTGATCCAGGCGCGGATGGAGCGGCATTATGGGAAGGCGTATCTCAAGCGCAGTTGA